The Methanobrevibacter sp. TLL-48-HuF1 genomic sequence CATGTATCTTCGAGATTACAAAAACAACAAAGGTAATTTAAATGTTTAAATTTGATAAAGAACAAACCGTATTTGATTTTGGTGGAGTAAAAATGGGTGGACAACCAGGAGAATATCCAACAGTTTTATGTGGTACTATTTTCTACGGCGGACACAACATAGTTAACGATGAATTAACAGGAGATTTCGATAAAGACAGAGCAGACAAACTTCTCACTGACATGATTGAAATGTCTGATGTAACTGGAAACCCTTGTATTGCTCAAGTTTTCGGACAAACTGAAGAAGCTATTGTAAAATATCTTGAATTTGTTGGAGACAACTATGAACTTCCATTTCTTATAGACTCCACTTCCGGAGATGCTAGAGTAGCTGGTGCAAGATATGCTGATGAAGTTGGTTTAACTGAAAGAGCTATTTACAATTCCATTAATATGTCTGCAGAAAAATCTGAATTAGAAGCACTTAAAGAAACTGATATTGACTCATCCATTATCTTAGGATTCAACCCAATGAACAGTACTGTCCAAGGAAAAATAGCTATGTGGGAAGACGGAGATGACGGATCTTACGAAAAAGGTTTACTTGAAGTAGCTGAAGACTGCGGTATTACTAAATTTATGATGGATACTGCTGTAACTCCATTAGGACAAGGTGCAGGTATTGCAGGTAGTGCTACTTTTGCAGAAAAATCCAAATGGGGATATCCAGTCGGATCAGGTATTCACAACATCCCATCTGCTTGGGACTGGTTAAGAGATTACAAAAACGAAAGCGGAAATAAAACTGCATTTACTGTTTGTGATATTGGTGCAAATATTCTTCAAGTAATGGTTGGAGGAGACTTTGTTTTATTTGGACCTATTGATAATGCAACAATCTGTTTCCCAGCTATTGCTCAAACTGATATGTTTATTGCAGAAGCTGCTGCAGAACTTGATACTGAATCTATCGAATCACATCCAATTAATAATCTATTATAAAAAATAATAATTACCTATTTTCTATATTCCATTTAACCAATAAACCATCACCATTAAAAAAAAATAAAAAAAAGAAGCTATTGACGAGGCATAGCTATAATTTCATGAATATTTAAATCAAAAACATTAGTCATGTTAGCCGGAGTTAAAACAAGTGCAGTGTCAACACCATGTGCACGTCCACCAACAGCTATGATTTCTTCATCAACAGGAATTAATCCCGCATCTGCAGCCATAATGGAAATTTCACAAGCTACTTTTACACCATGTGAAAACATACGAAGAGTATCAGCTATAATATCCGGAGGATTTATACCCCCTAATTTATTAGTGATTCCGCGACCAACTCCACTAAATGCATGGGATCCAATAAAAGTATCAACACCTTTTTCTTCAAGTTCATCAATCATTTCATCAGTTATGTCAAGTTCATTCGGTCCGCTGAATCCTGCATGATGGCTTACATTGATTATTTGTGCATCTCCTTCAATAGCATCTGCTAATTTTAAAGCTGATGCACCGGATGCTGAAGCAATAAGAATATATCTAATCTCATCAGATTCATCTAATCTTTGTTTAACAAGAGAAATTAATTCATCAGTATAATCTTCTCCTTCTTTTTCAAAATATGTTATAGATTTTTCCATTGAAATCACCTTAAATAATAATAAATACAATATATTATTTATATTGAATAGTTGAAGGAATTTTATGAGTAAGGATTTGGAAAATATTAAACACATAAGCAATGGAGACTACTTTGTAATACCTATTGAAACCGGATATATCAAGCCTAATGAAAATTTAAATTCAATTATAAATCCTGCAAAAGAAATTATGGAAGACGGGGATTATTTAGTAATAGCTGAAACACCGATTTCAGTTTCACAGGGAAGACTGGTTGATGAATCCAAATACAAACCATCACTTAAAGCCAAATTTCTTACAACGGTCTGGAGCAAATATTTATGGGGATATGTCTTCGGACCTCTTTTAGGAATTAAAAAAAGAACCATTAAAAACTTACGAAGACTTCCTAAGGAAACTTATGCTCATAAAGAAGTAGTTTTACAATTATATGGTTTAAAACATGCCCTAAAACCGGCATCCGAAGCTGGAATTGATTTAAGTAATGCTCCTGGAACTTGTGTATCCCTGCTTCCTGAAAATCCTCAAAAAGTAGCTAAACAACTGAAAGGAGAAATTGGAAAAGATGTTTGTGTAATGATTATCGACACTGATGCAACATATAAAAAGAACGGGAAATATTTCACAGGACTTCCAATAGCTATTGACGGTATTGAAGCAAACAAAGGTGTAATCGGCTATGTTAAAGGACAGTTAGGTGAGAATATGGGATCAACACCATTAGGCTGCAGTGAAAATATCAGTGTTGAAGAAGGTTTAAAAATGGCCAATATTGCTGAAGACTATCAAAAATCATTAGCTACTGAAATGTCAACAATACATAGTGTCAAATCTGTTTTAGGAACTGATGAAAACAATGTAACTATAGAAGCTCTTGATTCAATAACTCATACCCCTGCTGTAATTATAAGAAAGAAATAATATTTATAGTAGAAACTACATAAATAAATCATTGATTATTACATTATTATTTTTTTAAAATCAAAGCATTTTTAGGAGAAATTAAATGATAGATGATCCCTTAGTAAAAACCTTGTTAACCAGTGTTGTAGAAGATGAAAGTAATTTAGCTATTGTTCAGGCATTAATTGAGGGCGTTGAAACAGATGAAGCAATTGCTGAAAAAACCGGAATTAAATTAAATATCGTTAGAAAAATCCTTTACAAACTTTATGATATAGGATTGGCTACTTACAAAAGAAGTAAAGATCCGGAAACACAATGGTTTACTTACTCCTGGAAATTTGAAGAACAAGAAGTAATTAATCATATTAAAAAGGATTCAGAAGAATGTCTAAAAATGCTTAATAATGAACTAGAAAAAGAAGAAGATACAATGTATTTTGTATGTCCTCAAGGACACATCAGACTTGATTTTGAAACTGCTACAGAATATGATTTCATCTGCCCTGAATGTGGTGATGAATTAGAATTCTTCGATAATACTGGCTTAATTAAACAAATAAAAGACGATATCAAAACTGTTGAAAGCAATTACAAATCTTTTACCAAAAAGGTTGATGCTTAAGATAATATGGAATTAAAAATTTTAAAACAAGAAGAAACACCTGAAAATGTAATTGAACATTCCAAAGCAGTTTATAAAAAAGCGATGGTGATTGCAGCTAATTTTAAAAATGCTGATAAAGATCTTATTAAAAAAGGAGCATTGTTACATGATATTGGCCGGTCCAAAACCCATGGCATAAATCATGCTGTTGAAGGGGCGAAAATAGTTAAACAATACGGTTATCCTGAAGAAGTTCAAAATATTGTAGAAAGACATATTGGAGCAGGTATCACTGAAGAGGAATCTGTTAAACTTGGCCTTCCTAAAAAATCATACATTCCACAAACAATTGAGGAAAAGATAGTTGCACATGCCGACAATCTGCTTAGTGGAACAAAAGATGTGGACATTGATTTTGATATTGCCAAATGGAAAAGAAAAATAGATAAACCTGAAGAAAATATTAAACGATTAATTGAATTAGATAATGAATTAATCAAAGCATTTGAGGATGACTAAATATGAAAGTAATTTGTTCAAGCGAAGAATCATTATACAGACCCGAAGCAGTAAGATGGCGTCAAAGAATGGAGTTAATGAAACCTCTTGGAGATACTGTTGTTTTATTGCCCTGCAGTATGAAAAAACCTTACTCCAATTCCAAATCCCACCAAAAATTTAGAAAAGTGACAAGATC encodes the following:
- the tfe gene encoding transcription factor E encodes the protein MIDDPLVKTLLTSVVEDESNLAIVQALIEGVETDEAIAEKTGIKLNIVRKILYKLYDIGLATYKRSKDPETQWFTYSWKFEEQEVINHIKKDSEECLKMLNNELEKEEDTMYFVCPQGHIRLDFETATEYDFICPECGDELEFFDNTGLIKQIKDDIKTVESNYKSFTKKVDA
- the mtrH gene encoding tetrahydromethanopterin S-methyltransferase subunit H, translating into MFKFDKEQTVFDFGGVKMGGQPGEYPTVLCGTIFYGGHNIVNDELTGDFDKDRADKLLTDMIEMSDVTGNPCIAQVFGQTEEAIVKYLEFVGDNYELPFLIDSTSGDARVAGARYADEVGLTERAIYNSINMSAEKSELEALKETDIDSSIILGFNPMNSTVQGKIAMWEDGDDGSYEKGLLEVAEDCGITKFMMDTAVTPLGQGAGIAGSATFAEKSKWGYPVGSGIHNIPSAWDWLRDYKNESGNKTAFTVCDIGANILQVMVGGDFVLFGPIDNATICFPAIAQTDMFIAEAAAELDTESIESHPINNLL
- a CDS encoding coenzyme F420-0:L-glutamate ligase, producing MSKDLENIKHISNGDYFVIPIETGYIKPNENLNSIINPAKEIMEDGDYLVIAETPISVSQGRLVDESKYKPSLKAKFLTTVWSKYLWGYVFGPLLGIKKRTIKNLRRLPKETYAHKEVVLQLYGLKHALKPASEAGIDLSNAPGTCVSLLPENPQKVAKQLKGEIGKDVCVMIIDTDATYKKNGKYFTGLPIAIDGIEANKGVIGYVKGQLGENMGSTPLGCSENISVEEGLKMANIAEDYQKSLATEMSTIHSVKSVLGTDENNVTIEALDSITHTPAVIIRKK
- a CDS encoding pyruvate kinase alpha/beta domain-containing protein, whose protein sequence is MEKSITYFEKEGEDYTDELISLVKQRLDESDEIRYILIASASGASALKLADAIEGDAQIINVSHHAGFSGPNELDITDEMIDELEEKGVDTFIGSHAFSGVGRGITNKLGGINPPDIIADTLRMFSHGVKVACEISIMAADAGLIPVDEEIIAVGGRAHGVDTALVLTPANMTNVFDLNIHEIIAMPRQ
- a CDS encoding TIGR00295 family protein gives rise to the protein MELKILKQEETPENVIEHSKAVYKKAMVIAANFKNADKDLIKKGALLHDIGRSKTHGINHAVEGAKIVKQYGYPEEVQNIVERHIGAGITEEESVKLGLPKKSYIPQTIEEKIVAHADNLLSGTKDVDIDFDIAKWKRKIDKPEENIKRLIELDNELIKAFEDD